In Campylobacter sp. VBCF_01 NA2, one DNA window encodes the following:
- a CDS encoding DNA double-strand break repair protein Rad50 yields MSEISVEKILVAAVVVGVVFYFAKMKDKSANAKPKISNEKPVVASNLWELKEKFKTEYFCDKLSIFARNNNIDDERIKAFFPKFAKTSKSPFIDWTKFTGRADELKDEMRSWNKFENFDTYDRYIEFLKEKFDNEIAEICEKIKPIR; encoded by the coding sequence ATGAGTGAAATAAGTGTTGAAAAAATTCTCGTTGCAGCAGTTGTAGTGGGAGTGGTTTTTTATTTTGCTAAAATGAAAGACAAGTCAGCAAATGCAAAACCAAAAATTTCAAACGAAAAGCCAGTAGTAGCTTCGAATTTATGGGAGCTAAAAGAGAAATTCAAAACCGAATATTTCTGCGATAAACTTAGTATATTTGCTAGAAATAACAATATCGATGATGAAAGAATAAAGGCTTTTTTCCCAAAATTTGCCAAAACTAGCAAGAGTCCGTTTATCGACTGGACGAAATTTACAGGCAGAGCCGATGAGTTAAAAGATGAAATGAGAAGTTGGAATAAATTTGAAAATTTCGATACTTATGATAGATATATCGAATTTCTAAAAGAAAAATTCGATAACGAAATAGCCGAAATTTGCGAGAAAATCAAACCAATAAGATAG
- the ftsZ gene encoding cell division protein FtsZ produces MKGFIVEENKGVYGAKMKVIGVGGGGCNMINHMIREGFTKADVELMVANTDVQALEKSIAKTRIQLGPNLTRGLGCGMDPTMGRGAAEESYEDLKDRLDYADMVFVGSGFGGGTGTGAAPIVAKAAKEKKALTIGIVTTPFDFEGKKRMRLAQEGLEELKKECDSVIVIPNQNLLKIIDKKTGIKEAYKKVDNVLAQAVNGMISVILESGDSDMNVDYADVRKVMQHRGMALMGTGVCDGEDAAEEAIKAAIQSPLLDNVSINGAQGVLVHFKISPDCSLIEIECAMNIIREAVSEDADIIFGTTTDDSIENNRVEVTLIATGFEKSAAEKKQVTKQSVADSRQAIIESYARKSFFAKQKVASGDFNGDETYDELEEPTFLRKQMD; encoded by the coding sequence ATGAAAGGATTTATTGTGGAAGAAAACAAAGGTGTTTATGGCGCCAAAATGAAAGTAATCGGCGTCGGCGGCGGCGGTTGCAATATGATTAATCATATGATTAGAGAGGGTTTTACTAAGGCTGATGTCGAGCTTATGGTAGCTAACACAGATGTTCAAGCACTAGAAAAATCAATTGCAAAAACTAGAATTCAACTTGGACCAAATTTAACCAGAGGGCTTGGTTGCGGTATGGATCCTACTATGGGTCGTGGCGCTGCTGAGGAGAGCTATGAGGATCTAAAAGATCGCCTAGATTACGCTGATATGGTCTTTGTGGGCTCTGGTTTTGGTGGTGGCACAGGCACTGGTGCGGCTCCAATCGTAGCAAAAGCTGCTAAGGAAAAAAAGGCCCTAACAATCGGTATCGTTACAACTCCGTTTGATTTCGAGGGTAAAAAACGCATGCGCCTAGCGCAAGAGGGCTTGGAAGAGCTTAAAAAAGAGTGCGATTCTGTAATCGTAATCCCAAATCAAAATTTATTGAAAATCATTGATAAAAAAACAGGTATCAAAGAGGCTTACAAAAAGGTCGATAATGTCCTAGCACAAGCTGTAAATGGTATGATTTCTGTGATTTTAGAATCAGGCGATAGCGATATGAATGTGGATTACGCTGATGTTCGCAAGGTAATGCAACACCGCGGTATGGCGCTAATGGGCACAGGTGTATGCGACGGCGAGGACGCAGCAGAGGAAGCGATAAAAGCAGCTATCCAATCACCATTACTTGATAATGTTTCAATCAACGGCGCACAAGGCGTTTTGGTTCATTTCAAAATTTCACCTGATTGCTCGCTTATCGAAATCGAGTGCGCTATGAATATCATCAGAGAGGCTGTCAGCGAGGACGCGGACATAATCTTTGGAACGACAACAGATGATAGTATCGAAAACAATCGCGTAGAGGTAACTTTGATAGCTACTGGTTTCGAAAAGAGCGCCGCTGAAAAAAAGCAAGTAACTAAACAAAGCGTCGCTGATAGCAGACAAGCTATCATAGAAAGCTACGCTAGAAAATCGTTTTTTGCTAAACAAAAAGTAGCTAGTGGCGATTTCAACGGCGATGAAACTTATGATGAGTTAGAAGAGCCGACATTTTTACGCAAACAAATGGATTAA
- the ftsA gene encoding cell division protein FtsA, with protein MSEYILGLDIGSNKIRALIAKNDGELSISGVGVADTLGIKKGVITNIEQAASSIKQAVKGAIKSAGRNYDRAVVSISGSYAKSVKSRGVITMEREIGIHEIDRAMKVAQAQANVPNDYTILHVLPYDFKIDEQEHIEDPLGMSGSRLEVSVHIIIAPKSSIQNLKKSVEMAGVKVSNIVLSGYASSISTLTKDEKELGVVLIDMGGATCDVVIHLGNSLRYNDVVMLGSNNITNDLSRALHTPLPYAENIKITYNDLINEGDSEVNLPIMGEREDESKLISLEIISQVILARVKEIFDLLADKIDKSGYKDRLGAGVVITGGMAKLDDVRDLGTMVFDNISVRVARPKSVSGLSEISYDSANACAVGLCMYGFGDFTPYEIDSNGELRYKDETIKISTSRESSTYYEKEVTQAIETEEVKSSVTNTNTTANNGGLGIGLPEKKKPNMFEKFMTMLKNSF; from the coding sequence GTGAGTGAGTATATCTTAGGCTTAGACATCGGGTCTAACAAAATTCGTGCTTTAATAGCCAAAAATGACGGCGAGTTGAGCATTAGCGGAGTAGGTGTAGCTGATACCTTGGGTATAAAAAAGGGTGTGATTACTAACATCGAGCAGGCTGCTAGCTCAATCAAACAAGCTGTAAAAGGCGCTATCAAAAGTGCTGGTCGCAACTACGATAGAGCGGTGGTTTCGATATCTGGTTCGTATGCCAAAAGTGTCAAATCGCGTGGCGTAATCACTATGGAGCGCGAGATCGGTATCCACGAGATAGATCGCGCTATGAAGGTAGCCCAAGCGCAAGCCAATGTCCCGAACGACTATACTATTTTGCATGTGCTTCCTTATGATTTCAAAATCGACGAGCAAGAGCATATAGAAGATCCTCTTGGCATGAGTGGATCGAGGCTAGAAGTATCGGTTCATATCATAATCGCTCCAAAAAGCTCAATCCAAAATTTGAAAAAATCAGTAGAAATGGCAGGGGTAAAGGTTAGCAATATAGTCTTATCTGGCTATGCCTCATCAATTTCTACGCTAACAAAAGATGAAAAAGAGTTAGGCGTCGTGCTTATAGATATGGGTGGAGCGACTTGCGATGTGGTTATTCACCTAGGCAATTCATTGCGTTATAACGATGTTGTTATGTTGGGTTCGAATAACATCACTAACGACCTTTCTCGCGCGCTTCACACACCGCTACCTTATGCAGAAAATATAAAAATCACATATAATGATTTGATAAACGAGGGCGACAGCGAGGTAAATTTGCCTATCATGGGTGAAAGGGAAGATGAGAGTAAGTTGATTTCCCTTGAAATTATTTCGCAAGTAATATTGGCAAGAGTTAAGGAAATATTCGATCTTTTAGCCGATAAAATAGATAAAAGTGGCTACAAAGACAGGCTTGGTGCTGGCGTAGTCATCACTGGTGGTATGGCTAAGCTAGATGATGTCAGAGACCTAGGCACTATGGTTTTTGATAACATATCTGTTAGAGTAGCTAGACCAAAGAGCGTTAGTGGGCTTTCTGAGATCTCTTATGATAGCGCTAATGCTTGTGCGGTTGGACTTTGTATGTATGGATTTGGCGATTTTACGCCGTATGAGATTGATTCTAACGGCGAGCTTCGTTACAAAGATGAAACTATAAAAATCTCTACAAGCAGAGAGAGTTCGACATACTATGAAAAAGAAGTAACGCAAGCGATAGAAACAGAAGAGGTAAAAAGCAGTGTTACTAACACTAACACTACGGCAAATAACGGTGGGCTGGGCATTGGGCTTCCAGAAAAAAAGAAGCCAAATATGTTTGAAAAATTTATGACAATGTTAAAAAATAGCTTTTAA
- a CDS encoding peptidylprolyl isomerase: MINWMQKHKKSLIPTIWISTIAFVGAGFVGWGAYDMNANRAGSIAKVGQISVTNQELNTKYSELYNRLYSMSDGRFTREQADQMRLDEIAANELIKEAYFLNFANDLGLRATEKDVAEFVVNAPAFQENGVFNQTLYDNSVKNSGLTKKEFERNLQKAITLEKLSDAIKVVPNMDIVEAITASGLVQDSVQAQMIYADDNVSFSDDELKKFWEGEKDHYMSEKKYTLNTYFMPTKTAEVSDAELEKFYNENRSAYRGSDDKVLDFAAAKDSVIKDFSLDQAKKTALKKYLEIKKGEADTNETIIATPSTFPVGELGEAKVGEILKPFAYNDGNLIVKIASIDEPKPLSFEEAKELAAADYRVVRASEVLNENAQNALKDFKGTEFGKFTLNSQNTTSLRDDEFYKFISEMFSKPAKEGVVLFDDKALVYKITEQSLGDDTSINENKSMVAQKIDGMINSNLQGDLLKLLEKRYKLERYYKGRDSE; the protein is encoded by the coding sequence ATGATCAATTGGATGCAAAAGCATAAAAAGTCGCTCATACCTACTATCTGGATTAGCACGATAGCTTTCGTTGGTGCTGGTTTTGTGGGCTGGGGCGCGTATGATATGAACGCAAACAGAGCTGGTTCTATCGCCAAAGTAGGACAAATTTCTGTTACTAACCAAGAACTAAATACGAAATATTCTGAGCTTTACAATCGTCTTTATAGCATGAGTGATGGCAGATTTACTAGGGAGCAAGCCGATCAAATGCGCCTAGACGAAATCGCTGCAAACGAGCTTATTAAAGAGGCATATTTTTTAAATTTTGCTAACGATTTGGGGCTAAGGGCTACGGAAAAAGATGTGGCCGAGTTTGTGGTAAATGCGCCAGCCTTCCAAGAAAATGGCGTTTTTAATCAGACTTTATACGATAACAGCGTCAAAAATTCAGGTCTTACCAAAAAAGAATTTGAGCGAAATTTACAAAAAGCAATCACGCTAGAAAAGCTTAGCGACGCGATAAAAGTCGTGCCAAATATGGATATCGTCGAGGCTATCACAGCCTCTGGTTTGGTGCAAGATAGCGTGCAAGCGCAGATGATTTACGCCGATGATAATGTCAGTTTTAGCGACGATGAGTTAAAGAAATTTTGGGAGGGCGAAAAAGATCACTATATGAGTGAGAAAAAATACACCCTAAATACATACTTCATGCCGACTAAAACAGCAGAGGTTAGCGACGCCGAGCTGGAAAAATTTTATAACGAAAATCGCTCGGCATATCGTGGAAGCGATGATAAGGTGTTAGATTTCGCCGCAGCAAAAGATAGTGTGATTAAGGATTTTAGCCTCGATCAAGCCAAAAAAACAGCGCTAAAAAAATATTTAGAAATCAAAAAAGGCGAAGCCGATACCAATGAAACCATTATCGCCACGCCTAGCACATTTCCTGTGGGTGAGCTTGGAGAGGCTAAGGTCGGCGAGATTTTAAAACCTTTTGCTTACAATGACGGAAATTTAATCGTAAAAATCGCTAGCATAGACGAGCCAAAACCTCTTAGTTTCGAAGAGGCAAAAGAGTTAGCGGCGGCTGATTACCGCGTGGTTAGGGCTAGCGAGGTTTTAAACGAAAATGCGCAAAACGCACTCAAAGATTTCAAAGGAACTGAATTTGGCAAATTTACGCTAAATTCACAAAATACAACTTCGCTTAGAGATGACGAATTTTATAAATTTATCAGCGAAATGTTTTCTAAGCCTGCCAAAGAGGGCGTTGTGCTTTTTGACGATAAGGCTTTGGTCTATAAAATCACAGAACAAAGCTTAGGCGATGATACTAGCATAAACGAAAACAAATCTATGGTGGCGCAAAAAATCGACGGTATGATAAATTCAAATCTCCAAGGCGATTTGTTAAAACTTCTTGAAAAGCGTTATAAACTCGAAAGATATTATAAAGGTAGAGATAGTGAGTGA
- a CDS encoding class II aldolase and adducin N-terminal domain-containing protein, with amino-acid sequence MDEYYYEILRRISLSMFRKELFGIFHGSISAKVKDNQFIINKKNAIFDSLGLDDFVALFAKKDYRWEEASIDSDIHLNIYKNIKEAKFVAYAMPPYLLAYTLEHDFIIPRDYYGATIIKRLEIYDPKNYDDWHDRAPHEIYNYMMSENSDIIVVRGYGVFAYARSAQSLAKKIAVLENSCKMLLLNHN; translated from the coding sequence ATGGACGAGTATTATTACGAAATTTTGCGTAGAATTTCGCTTTCGATGTTTAGAAAGGAGCTTTTTGGCATTTTTCACGGCTCGATTTCAGCCAAAGTTAAGGATAATCAATTCATTATCAATAAAAAAAATGCCATTTTTGACAGCCTAGGTTTGGACGATTTCGTGGCGTTGTTTGCCAAAAAGGACTATCGCTGGGAAGAGGCGAGTATAGATAGTGATATACATTTAAATATATATAAAAATATTAAAGAAGCCAAATTCGTTGCTTACGCTATGCCGCCGTATTTGCTTGCATATACCTTAGAACACGACTTTATCATACCGCGTGATTATTATGGTGCGACTATCATCAAACGGCTTGAAATTTACGATCCGAAAAATTACGATGATTGGCACGATAGGGCACCGCACGAAATTTACAATTATATGATGAGCGAAAATAGTGATATCATCGTGGTTAGGGGATATGGCGTGTTTGCGTATGCCAGAAGCGCACAGAGTCTTGCGAAAAAAATCGCTGTTTTGGAAAATAGTTGCAAAATGCTTTTACTAAACCATAATTAA
- the rsmH gene encoding 16S rRNA (cytosine(1402)-N(4))-methyltransferase RsmH: MQIPHIPVLFNETLSAFSDTQSGYILDCTLGYAGHSQGILQSLPNVHLIACDRDSEAINFSSKRLENFKDRVQIHKAKFSEILKILPDEKIKNIRGILADIGVSSLQIDKNERGFGLGSDELDMRMDSSCSKDAKFIVNNYTKDELARILREYGELPNAYQIAEKIIQARKLSPITSAKDLAQIIGTKPAKNRSVSPAILAFQAIRIEVNNELGELGELLNLIEQKARNKVLTNAKIAIISFHSLEDRIVKTRFKEWEKACICPEFALKCECGANHNLGKIISKKPITASSEELAQNSRASSAKLRIFQIK; encoded by the coding sequence TTGCAAATTCCTCATATTCCAGTTTTGTTTAACGAAACACTTAGCGCATTTTCGGACACCCAGAGTGGCTACATACTTGATTGCACCCTAGGATACGCAGGGCATAGCCAAGGTATCTTGCAAAGCCTACCAAATGTCCATTTAATCGCATGTGATAGGGATAGCGAGGCGATAAATTTTTCAAGTAAAAGGCTAGAAAATTTCAAAGATCGCGTGCAAATCCATAAGGCAAAATTTAGTGAAATTTTAAAAATTTTGCCAGATGAAAAAATAAAAAACATAAGGGGAATTTTAGCCGATATCGGCGTTTCATCGCTTCAAATCGACAAAAACGAGCGGGGTTTTGGGCTAGGAAGCGACGAGCTAGATATGCGTATGGACAGCTCCTGCTCAAAAGACGCGAAATTTATAGTAAATAATTATACAAAAGATGAACTTGCACGGATTTTACGCGAATACGGCGAGCTACCAAACGCATATCAAATCGCTGAAAAAATTATCCAAGCACGCAAACTCTCACCGATTACCAGCGCGAAAGATTTGGCGCAAATAATCGGCACTAAACCTGCCAAAAACAGAAGCGTAAGCCCTGCAATCCTCGCATTTCAGGCAATCAGAATCGAGGTAAATAACGAACTTGGCGAACTTGGCGAACTTTTAAATTTAATCGAACAAAAAGCAAGAAATAAAGTCTTAACTAATGCAAAAATTGCTATAATCTCCTTTCACTCGCTCGAAGATCGTATCGTAAAAACGCGTTTTAAAGAGTGGGAAAAAGCGTGTATTTGCCCAGAATTTGCACTAAAATGCGAGTGTGGAGCTAACCACAATCTAGGCAAAATCATAAGCAAAAAGCCAATCACCGCTAGCAGCGAAGAGCTAGCGCAAAATTCTCGCGCAAGCAGTGCGAAGCTGAGAATTTTTCAGATAAAATAG
- a CDS encoding tetratricopeptide repeat protein gives MNDLLKKLSPLHQAYIQQTIDTFGSDHYTTAYAYYDIGKSNKKSGDYNIALACFEAALNIQEKVFDNTHSDKIHPDIARSYVNIAECHANLGNSEKALEYYNNAIKCGLEVLETQRRNPEKKDISYIADIYVFLGVAYSAIKDFDNAIEYKLKALNVREMILDKNSRDIIESCLLLAMDYSHINDNDNTIKYCQKVLQMLKESSDKDDGPSHAISENLGLSNDEIIGATYGILGRSYFLKNEYSKALEIFEKVLDISERLGDIDSVIFTKQLIAEIKQKL, from the coding sequence ATGAACGATTTATTAAAAAAACTCTCACCGCTACACCAAGCATACATACAACAGACAATAGACACATTTGGATCAGACCACTATACCACCGCCTATGCTTACTATGATATAGGCAAGAGTAATAAAAAATCTGGGGATTATAATATTGCCTTGGCATGCTTTGAGGCGGCACTTAATATACAAGAAAAGGTCTTTGATAATACTCACTCAGATAAGATCCACCCGGACATCGCCCGCTCTTATGTTAACATCGCAGAGTGCCATGCTAATCTAGGAAACAGTGAAAAAGCGCTTGAATACTATAATAATGCTATAAAATGCGGATTAGAAGTGCTTGAAACGCAGCGGAGAAACCCTGAAAAAAAAGATATTTCTTACATTGCAGATATCTATGTTTTTCTAGGAGTAGCTTATTCAGCAATCAAAGATTTTGATAATGCCATAGAATATAAACTAAAAGCTCTCAATGTGCGAGAGATGATTTTGGATAAAAACAGTAGGGATATTATAGAATCTTGTTTGTTATTAGCGATGGATTATTCACACATAAATGATAATGACAATACGATAAAATACTGCCAAAAAGTGCTTCAAATGCTAAAAGAGTCGTCAGATAAAGATGATGGACCTAGCCACGCAATTAGCGAAAATTTAGGGCTTAGCAATGATGAAATTATCGGCGCAACTTACGGGATTTTAGGGCGATCGTATTTTTTAAAAAACGAGTATAGCAAAGCCTTGGAAATCTTTGAAAAAGTGCTAGATATATCTGAGCGTTTAGGCGATATCGATAGCGTAATTTTCACAAAACAACTCATAGCTGAAATAAAACAAAAGCTGTAA